The following proteins are co-located in the Triplophysa dalaica isolate WHDGS20190420 chromosome 2, ASM1584641v1, whole genome shotgun sequence genome:
- the LOC130407357 gene encoding interferon-induced protein 44-like, translated as MFDMIVLLLECDKPWRNINWNQKSELKMHLEEFSPSNPDVKHIKILVAGPIGEGKSSFINSVNNVFQGRITCDAPVNSSSGHGRSFTTALKGYFISHGQIPLVFVDIMGLEPDTMAGSQPEDIIKAVYGHVKDGYKFDESKPLSPKDQHYTSDPSLSDQAFCLVYVIPANTVDMTDDKLIDKLKIIRHRISEKGIPQVIVMTKVDEACPLVNKDLRKIYYSKKIKQKMQICHDKLGVPMCNIFPVKNYCEEIDTDDDVDVLILKALDQIVQLADDRLFNSSDTL; from the exons ATGTTTGATATGATTGTCCTTCTTCTAGAATGTGATAAACCATGGAGGAACATTAATTGGAA TCAGAaatcagaactgaaaatgcaTCTAGAAGAATTCAGTCCGAGTAATCCAGATGTGAAGCACATCAAGATTCTGGTTGCTGGACCAATAGGAGAAGGAAAGTCCAGCTTCATCAACTCTGTCAATAATGTCTTTCAAGGACGGATCACCTGTGACGCGCCAGTTAATTCATCTTCCGGCCATGGTAGAAGTTTCACTACTGCA CTTAAAGGATATTTCATCAGTCATGGACAAATCCCGTTAGTCTTTGTTGATATAATGGGTTTAGAACCTGATACAATGGCCGGGTCACAACCAGAGGACATCATCAAGGCTGTATATGGCCATGTGAAGGACGGATATAAA TTTGATGAGTCAAAGCCACTCTCTCCTAAGGATCAACATTATACCAGTGACCCCAGTCTCTCTGACCAGGCTTTCTGTCTGGTTTACGTCATACCTGCTAATACAGTCGACATGACAGATGACAAACTCATTGACAAGTTGAAGATCATCCGTCACAGAATCAGTGAAAAGG GGATTCCTCAAGTGATTGTTATGACCAAAGTGGATGAGGCATGTCCACTGGTGAACAAAGATCTGCGGAAGATCTACTACAGcaagaaaatcaaacaaaag ATGCAGATATGCCATGACAAACTGGGTGTGCCGATGTGCAACATCTTCCCAGTGAAGAACTATTGTGAAGAGATCGAcactgatgatgatgttgatgttCTGATTCTGAAAGCTCTGGATCAGATCGTTCAGCTTGCTGATGACAGATTGTTTAATAGCAGTGATACGCTGTAA
- the LOC130412660 gene encoding interferon-induced protein 44-like translates to MGGSGSKREEPAAPTYNPQFDQPWRNFNWNQKSELKKHLKEFRLCNPDVKHIKILVAGPIGAGKSSFINSVNNVFQGRITADAPANSSSGHGRSFTTTLKGHHISRGKIPLVFVDIMGLEPDTMAGSQPEDIIKAVYGHVKDGYKFDKSKPLSPKDQHYTSDPSLSDQAFCLVYVIPANTVDMTDDKLIDKLKIIRHRITEKGIPQVIVMTKVDEACPLVHKDLKKMYYSKKIKEKMQICHDKLGVPMCNIFPVKNYHEEIDIDDDVDVLILKALDQIIRIADDRLFNSSDKL, encoded by the exons atgggAGGATCAGGGTCAAAGCGTGAAGAACCTGCAGCACCAACATATAACCCAC AATTTGATCAACCATGGAGGAACTTTAATTGGAA TCAGAAATCAGAACTGAAAAAGCATCTAAAAGAATTTCGTCTGTGTAATCCAGATGTGAAGCACATCAAGATTCTGGTTGCTGGACCAATAGGAGCAGGAAAGTCCAGCTTCATCAACTCTGTCAATAATGTCTTTCAAGGACGGATCACTGCTGACGCGCCAGCTAATTCATCTTCTGGCCATGGTAGAAGTTTCACTACTACA CTTAAAGGACATCACATCAGTCGTGGAAAAATCCCGTTAGTCTTTGTTGATATAATGGGTTTAGAACCTGATACAATGGCCGGGTCACAACCAGAGGACATCATCAAGGCTGTATATGGCCATGTGAAGGACGGATATAAA TTTGATAAGTCGAAGCCACTTTCTCCTAAGGATCAACATTATACCAGTGACCCCAGTCTCTCTGACCAGGCTTTCTGTCTGGTTTACGTCATACCTGCTAATACAGTCGACATGACAGATGACAAACTCATTGACAAGTTGAAGATCATCCGTCACAGAATAACTGAAAAGG GGATTCCTCAAGTGATTGTTATGACCAAAGTGGATGAAGCATGTCCACTGGTACACAAAGATCTAAAGAAGATGTACTACAGCAAGAAGATCAAAGAAAAG ATGCAGATATGCCATGACAAACTGGGTGTGCCGATGTGCAACATCTTCCCAGTGAAGAACTATCATGAAGAGATCGACattgatgatgatgttgatgttCTGATTCTGAAAGCTCTGGATCAGATCATCCGGATTGCTGATGATAGATTGTTTAATAGTAGTGATAAGCTGTAA